Within Thermodesulfobacteriota bacterium, the genomic segment CGCAACCGGAAGTCCGCAGGCCATGGCCTCTAGTATAACGAGCCCAAATGTGTCAAACATACTGGGGAAAACAAAGACATCTGCCTTGTTATACAAATTAACAAGCTTTTTGTGGTCAATGAAACCTGTAAATTCTACATCTGGATATTTTGCTTTTAGGGTGCTTAAGTAAGGGCCGTCTCCAACTAAAATCTTCTTGTAGCCTTCAATCTTACAGAAATCATCAAGGTTTTTGTCCTTACTGACCCTTCCAACAGTTATGATTGTTTTTTCTCTGGAACTTGTGCTCTGTCTTCCTGATGGATTAAACAGATTTGTGTCTACGCCTCTTCCCCACACTATGGAGTTATTAAGTGCCAGCTGTTTAGCTATGCTTTTGGTAGTGACAAGAACTTTTTTGCTGCACTTGTGAAACCATCTTATGTATAACCATGTGAATACTCTGGGTATCCCATATAAAACCCATCCATAGTCGGCCAATCTGGTGTGATATGATGTGTTATAGGGAATTTTGTTTTTTCTGCAGTACTGTCTCATTGCAAGACCAAGGCTTGCTTCAGTCGCAATATGAACCCTGTCAGGCTTGTACTGC encodes:
- a CDS encoding glycosyltransferase produces the protein MKILLVTDAWHPQVNGVTYTWSYITNLLKKEHEVFVLNPYVDGSEHIFKLQGNIPIIKNANYIAEKYFEQYKPDRVHIATEASLGLAMRQYCRKNKIPYNTSYHTRLADYGWVLYGIPRVFTWLYIRWFHKCSKKVLVTTKSIAKQLALNNSIVWGRGVDTNLFNPSGRQSTSSREKTIITVGRVSKDKNLDDFCKIEGYKKILVGDGPYLSTLKAKYPDVEFTGFIDHKKLVNLYNKADVFVFPSMFDTFGLVILEAMACGLPVA